In a single window of the Elaeis guineensis isolate ETL-2024a chromosome 6, EG11, whole genome shotgun sequence genome:
- the LOC105047734 gene encoding uncharacterized protein, whose product MDDSQDDARYPPNHPYPSIRRRPFSSSSSSHQSKISAPQNSSFPRPIGRRYADEDDEDEQNDIDEAGDEDDDEEEDQDDGGRYRQIRDDDDDDDDDEDSSESRGKRRRLDRFALGFEFAPRVPRPAAAPPAGKIPAKSSPADWSEDATFVLLDAWGDRYVQNGRKSLRSDEWTEVAKKVSQSSRTTRSDAQCRNRLDTLKKKYKKEKVRMAEHASASSKWVYFKKMDELMSSPSPPAAGARQQQPPRLPCGVDAGEYVFASSSVYLDRSNGNDEMRDSPGDTGSEDAVDEEDDDESDGLPPTREKVSVRSSDSSFRMLADSIQKFGEIYEKMENSKRQQMAELERMRKEFQRDLEVHKRQILERAQAEIAKIREEEGEDEEEERSEDDEDGDDEIDVSAENLSG is encoded by the coding sequence ATGGACGACAGCCAGGACGACGCGAGGTATCCCCCCAATCATCCCTACCCTTCGATTCGCCGCCGCccgttctcctcctcctcctcctcccatcAATCCAAGATCTCCGCCCCCCAGAACTCTTCCTTCCCTCGGCCCATCGGCCGTCGCTATGCCGACGAGGACGACGAAGACGAGCAGAACGACATAGATGAAGCCGGGGACGAAGACGACGACGAGGAGGAGGACCAAGACGACGGCGGAAGATATCGCCAGATCCGggacgacgacgacgacgacgacgacgacgagGATTCGTCGGAGAGCCGCGGGAAGCGGAGGAGGCTGGACAGGTTTGCCCTAGGGTTCGAATTCGCCCCCCGTGTGCCCCGGCCGGCGGCCGCGCCACCAGCGGGCAAGATTCCTGCAAAAAGCTCCCCCGCCGATTGGTCGGAGGACGCGACTTTTGTGCTCCTAGACGCCTGGGGCGATCGCTACGTCCAGAACGGCCGCAAGAGCCTCCGGTCCGACGAGTGGACCGAGGTCGCCAAGAAGGTCTCGCAGTCCTCTAGGACCACGCGATCGGACGCCCAGTGCCGGAACCGGCTCGATACCCTAAAGAAGAAGTACAAGAAAGAGAAGGTGAGGATGGCGGAGCATGCGAGTGCTAGCAGCAAGTGGGTTTATTTCAAGAAAATGGATGAACTGATGTCGTCGCCGTCACCGCCGGCGGCGGGGGCTCGGCAGCAGCAACCTCCGAGACTGCCATGCGGGGTTGATGCCGGGGAGTACGTCTTTGCGAGCTCCAGTGTGTATCTGGACCGCTCGAATGGTAACGATGAGATGAGGGACAGCCCAGGGGACACGGGGTCGGAGGATGCGGTGGACGAGGAAGATGATGATGAATCTGATGGGCTTCCGCCGACTAGGGAGAAGGTTTCAGTGAGGAGCTCGGATTCTTCGTTCAGAATGCTGGCTGATTCCATTCAAAAGTTTGGGGAGATATATGAGAAGATGGAGAACAGCAAGCGGCAGCAAATGGCGGAGCTAGAGAGAATGAGGAAGGAGTTCCAGAGGGATTTGGAGGTGCATAAGAGGCAGATTTTGGAGAGGGCACAGGCAGAGATTGCAAAAATAAGGGAGGAAGAGGGGGAGgatgaggaagaggagaggagtgAAGATGATGAGGATGGGGATGATGAGATTGATGTTTCTGCTGAGAACTTGAGCGGGTGA